The window CCTGCTACGACAGTACAGGAAAGGAGATCGCCTACTTCCCCCATGAAACCCTCCCCTCCTTCCCCGGCGGCAACAGCGCGTTGGCAGCTTTCCTGGGCCGGGAATTAAAGTACCCCAACAACGCAAGAAGGGCAGGCATAGAAGAAAGGATACTGGTAAGGTTCGAAGTGGACAAAGAAGGCAATATCAAAAATCCCCGGATCTACAAAGGCGTCGATCCCGAGCTCAGCGCCGAAGCCCTGAGGGTCGTAAACAAAATGCCCCAATGGATACCGGGTCAACAGGATGGACAACCGAAGATCGTTACCTACCAGTTACCAGTTGTATTTAAACTGCAGTAAAAATTTATTGGGAATAATTGTATAAATAAACCCCACCGCCTTCGTGCCCCTTCGTGTCTTCGCGCCTTCGTGGCCCAAAAAACATGTCACTCTCTCGCTACCCAACAGGGGATTAGCCATTAACGAAGCTCCTTCAACGCTTCATGGGGGTGCATGCTCCCCTCCCTGAGCTTGCTACCGGGTCGCTGCAGTTCGGCTATCACCTTATCCAACAAGCCATCCAGGCTATTGGCATAGACCACCATGTCCTCCTCATCCCTGCCGAAATTGATGACCTGTCCCTTGACCCCTTCCTTATCAGGGTCAAGGTCTATCCCAATATAACTGCCCCCTCCATCGGAAAACAGCGGCAACCATTTGTGGTGAAAATATTTCATGCGGATGGCATTGGCCGGTGTGGAGCTAAAAGGGATATCCTTGTCGAAATCATAAAAGGAGCGCTGCAGTTCAAAAGAGCCATCGGCATAGACTACAAAATGCAACTCGTCCCAGTTATAGGTTTCCCTTTCCAGGGCATGAAGCGCACCAACCAGATCGAGGATGGGCTCGCCTTTTTTGGAATCAACATTCAGGATCTCCCGTTGGTTGTCGGCCGTCTTTTCGGATCTATAGAGATAAGGTCCACCCCAACTATTTACACCACAGGTAACGGCGAACTTATACCAGCGCTTGCCCAAGCCCAGGAAACCCGGTTTAGGAGCCAGTTTGAACCAGGCATCAGCGATCTGCCTGGCCAAGTCCTCCGAACGGGCAGCATCAGCCACAAAAGGATTTTCGGGCTTGATCATGGAACGACTTATTTCCAGTTCCTGGATAATTTCAGCGGAAGTACAGAACCTATCCTGTAAGAAAAGTCCCGGACCATTATCCTTCTCCCCATTAGCAAAAGCATAGAGCTGTTTCACTGCTTCAGGCAGTGGTTCTCCCAACAGCGCTTCAATGGCCCTGACCTCCATCTCCGTGATCGGGTCATGCAAAACAGACTGGAACTCCTCCGGCTGAATTCCCTGCAGGGAAAGCAGGTGCTGAAACTTGGTTACGATATCCATAAGCAATTACAATAAATATGGCCTTAACGCCTTCGTGTTACTTCGTGGCTTCGAGGCTTCGTGGCCCCAAGCCACACATCACTTCCCCCAAGCCTTCACCAGCGAATCCTCGATTGGCGCTTTCATCGGAATGATGGAATCCAGTATCGTGTTCGGTGCCGTGATGGACAACACATATTGCTGCACCTTCCACTCATTTCCCACCTTCACCATCACCCCTGATCCCCTGCAGATCTTCATCTGGGTAGACAACAATTCATCAAACCAGGCCATATCGGGATGCTTCCCGAAATAGATATTGCGCTTAATGGCCGTAAAACTCCAGGCCTTTCCCTTATCGAAAATGGGTTTGGACCATGCCATGAAAGCCGCCTTATCCCAGTTCTCCGTAGCATCCGTTCCGTTGAAGGTGGCATTATCGGTATAGAAACCAAAATACCGGTCATAATCGGCGCGTGCCGCAGCCACATTGAAAGAGTCCAGAGTAGCGGCAATCAGCGCTTTCTCTATATCCTTATCAAAGGAGGTGGAAGGATCATTTGTTTCCTGGCAACCGAAGGCCGAATACATACAAAGAAGAATCAATAAATATCTCATAAGTCTCAATATAGTCAATTCAGGGGACCCATAAAAAATTCAACAGGCCTATTGATGCAGCAATTCTTAAGGCAAGATTGCACAAGGGAAATAAGCTATTGACCTTCATTAAGATTTAGGAATCTAGTACCACAAAAGAAAAACCAAGACTCATCTTATAAAAACAGGCATTCAGCAAAGTTTGCCCTGGGAAGGATCAACGACCCGATAGTTTTGCGTAAATGGGCAAGCAGTTCAACATAGCCAGGAAGGAATGCCGGCAAGCGAACAAAACTCGCCAATCTGCACCATACTTTCTATGCATAAGCCTGGCCATCCTGTTTGCCATGGCCTTAACCTATACCAACCATGGTGGTATTGATCAATCGGTCATGAGCCTTAATTCCGGAGCAGAAATTGTCCTGACTATGCTCCAGTTGTTCTTTTTGATCAAAACAAATCCATTTATCATTGAAAAAGTAGTCAAAGGAAGCAGAAGCAGTTTGAGTCCTGGTTACCTAATGGTATTGGAAACCACAATAACCATCATTTATAGTTTCCTATCCTTATGGATCTTCAGGATCACCATTAACCACCTGCCTGTCGGGGAGGCCCTCCATGAGCAATTTCGTAGCGGAAGCGGAAGGAACCAGGTTCTTGTAATGCTTTACGCCATCCTTAGCCAATGGATCAAGACATTTGAATCGATCCTTGCTAACCTCAGGAAGCAAAGGATGGAACTATCCTTGCTGCAAACCCATTACACTTCAGCACAGTTTGAAACAGTAAAGAGTGATCTGAATCCAAACTTCCTATACAGTTGC is drawn from Flavihumibacter rivuli and contains these coding sequences:
- a CDS encoding SMI1/KNR4 family protein; amino-acid sequence: MDIVTKFQHLLSLQGIQPEEFQSVLHDPITEMEVRAIEALLGEPLPEAVKQLYAFANGEKDNGPGLFLQDRFCTSAEIIQELEISRSMIKPENPFVADAARSEDLARQIADAWFKLAPKPGFLGLGKRWYKFAVTCGVNSWGGPYLYRSEKTADNQREILNVDSKKGEPILDLVGALHALERETYNWDELHFVVYADGSFELQRSFYDFDKDIPFSSTPANAIRMKYFHHKWLPLFSDGGGSYIGIDLDPDKEGVKGQVINFGRDEEDMVVYANSLDGLLDKVIAELQRPGSKLREGSMHPHEALKELR
- a CDS encoding nuclear transport factor 2 family protein; its protein translation is MRYLLILLCMYSAFGCQETNDPSTSFDKDIEKALIAATLDSFNVAAARADYDRYFGFYTDNATFNGTDATENWDKAAFMAWSKPIFDKGKAWSFTAIKRNIYFGKHPDMAWFDELLSTQMKICRGSGVMVKVGNEWKVQQYVLSITAPNTILDSIIPMKAPIEDSLVKAWGK
- a CDS encoding histidine kinase, encoding MGKQFNIARKECRQANKTRQSAPYFLCISLAILFAMALTYTNHGGIDQSVMSLNSGAEIVLTMLQLFFLIKTNPFIIEKVVKGSRSSLSPGYLMVLETTITIIYSFLSLWIFRITINHLPVGEALHEQFRSGSGRNQVLVMLYAILSQWIKTFESILANLRKQRMELSLLQTHYTSAQFETVKSDLNPNFLYSCLDALKNIINTEAQNADKFITRLSKTYRYFLDQRSKHRVPLANEIQFMENYLHLVNVQHHQAIKLSIQVNKYGNSTLITHTGKILMDYILDSCHYSTKEPLYIRVSNKANQITIAYKSTKGYQASTMSNAQMQELITIYKNQNQDISLIDPQDEHLPKQIVIHT